One part of the Parasphingorhabdus sp. SCSIO 66989 genome encodes these proteins:
- a CDS encoding helix-turn-helix transcriptional regulator has translation MPYQNVSHSDPKWMRLPEVIEATTLSKATIYRKMDAGIFPQSHRLRDIRAVVWFRDEVMKWKRDQVVSEGIGDLL, from the coding sequence ATGCCGTATCAGAACGTCTCACATAGCGATCCCAAATGGATGCGCTTGCCCGAAGTGATTGAGGCGACGACTCTGTCGAAGGCCACAATCTATCGCAAGATGGACGCCGGTATCTTTCCGCAAAGCCATCGGTTGAGGGACATTCGGGCTGTCGTATGGTTTCGGGATGAAGTCATGAAGTGGAAGCGTGACCAGGTGGTTTCCGAGGGGATCGGAGACCTGCTGTGA
- a CDS encoding DNA cytosine methyltransferase — MTRAYYNEIDPHAAQWLRNLIDAGLIAYGDVDERDIRDIKPVELAGYTQCHFFAGIGVWSYALRLAGWPDERPVWTGSCPCQPFSGAGKRKGTADERHLWPFWHYLIEQCEPGVVFAEQVASKDGLAWLDLVQADLEGTGYTCGPFDLCAAGFGAPHIRQRTFLVAQAQNADERVGYNNTRLERQRGDGARTTGRAITDRPVAEAGGGGRLADLLGDGWEAGRNADPQNDGEVPDPIGAIQSRRLADSDGDGRQSGQGNDQSARHGDTVTTKSVDGGLGHSSRELDHGAGDSRAFGRNEHSDDDAVVGMEHGSGIGREWGQETSPGYVNDRQTPVRQESEHGLGFSGSFGLSEQRGDGEARPSPTNGFWRDADWLFCRDGKWRPVESGTFPLVDGSAYQLDSGGPLESKNRANLLKGFGNAIVSEVAAYFIATFLEHEQDAALVNGRSHDDLIGDLL; from the coding sequence GTGACGCGGGCGTATTACAATGAGATCGACCCCCATGCTGCTCAATGGCTCCGTAACCTCATTGATGCCGGTCTGATCGCTTACGGAGATGTTGATGAGCGTGACATTCGAGACATCAAACCAGTCGAACTTGCAGGCTACACCCAATGCCATTTCTTTGCGGGCATCGGAGTCTGGTCCTACGCCTTGCGGCTCGCAGGGTGGCCAGATGAACGACCAGTGTGGACCGGCAGTTGTCCGTGCCAACCTTTCAGCGGCGCAGGCAAAAGAAAAGGGACTGCTGACGAGCGGCACCTATGGCCATTCTGGCACTATCTCATCGAACAGTGCGAACCTGGTGTCGTCTTTGCAGAGCAGGTTGCGTCGAAGGACGGACTCGCTTGGCTCGACCTTGTACAAGCTGACCTGGAAGGAACGGGTTACACCTGCGGGCCGTTCGATCTGTGCGCTGCGGGCTTCGGTGCGCCGCACATCCGCCAAAGAACCTTCCTCGTCGCCCAAGCCCAAAACGCAGATGAGCGGGTGGGTTACAACAACACGCGATTGGAAAGACAGCGAGGGGATGGCGCTCGAACGACCGGACGGGCGATCACGGATAGACCAGTTGCCGAGGCAGGCGGCGGTGGCAGGTTGGCCGACCTCCTCGGCGACGGATGGGAAGCGGGGCGGAACGCTGACCCCCAAAATGACGGGGAAGTCCCTGACCCAATCGGTGCAATTCAATCTCGCCGGTTGGCCGACAGTGACGGCGATGGACGCCAATCGGGGCAAGGGAACGATCAGAGCGCACGACACGGGGATACCGTTACCACAAAGAGCGTCGATGGCGGGTTGGGCCACTCCTCACGAGAACTCGACCACGGGGCCGGGGACTCAAGGGCGTTCGGGCGGAATGAACATTCAGACGATGACGCAGTTGTCGGGATGGAACACGGCAGCGGCATCGGACGGGAATGGGGGCAAGAGACCTCACCCGGATACGTCAATGACAGGCAAACACCCGTCCGGCAGGAAAGTGAACATGGGCTTGGCTTCTCAGGTTCATTTGGGCTTTCTGAACAAAGAGGAGATGGAGAAGCACGGCCCAGCCCGACTAACGGCTTCTGGCGAGATGCTGACTGGCTCTTCTGCCGGGATGGAAAGTGGAGGCCAGTTGAGTCCGGCACATTCCCTCTGGTTGATGGGTCTGCCTATCAGTTGGATTCTGGTGGCCCCCTTGAGAGCAAAAACCGGGCGAACCTCCTCAAAGGCTTCGGTAACGCAATCGTCAGCGAGGTCGCGGCATACTTCATCGCCACATTCCTCGAACACGAGCAGGATGCCGCTTTGGTTAATGGCCGAAGCCATGACGATCTGATCGGGGACTTGTTATGA
- a CDS encoding DNA ligase LigA-related protein, protein MRFRPEQYDAVAKRIVTNNPNMLVPWFLMASYAYYEKDDPFLTDSFYDKMCLMLIKQWDQIEHRHKTFIDRDALGAGSAYHIDWSQLPTIIKDAADHLTAKYHSLATIGTPAPTTLDDLLGDVAEPETIDDLLGGSVKIDDLL, encoded by the coding sequence ATGCGCTTTAGACCGGAACAATATGACGCCGTAGCGAAGCGGATTGTCACCAACAACCCGAACATGCTTGTGCCGTGGTTTCTGATGGCGTCTTACGCCTATTACGAGAAGGACGATCCGTTCCTGACCGACTCCTTCTATGACAAGATGTGCTTAATGCTCATCAAACAGTGGGATCAGATCGAACATCGCCACAAAACCTTCATCGATCGAGATGCGCTAGGGGCCGGATCAGCATATCATATCGACTGGTCCCAATTGCCGACGATCATAAAGGACGCGGCAGACCATCTTACAGCTAAGTACCACTCTTTAGCCACTATCGGTACACCCGCCCCAACCACATTAGACGATCTGCTCGGCGATGTTGCTGAGCCGGAAACGATTGATGACCTGCTCGGCGGCAGTGTGAAGATTGACGACTTGCTATGA
- a CDS encoding phage terminase large subunit family protein, whose amino-acid sequence MKLPEARFSSMEHIVAASAESVRPPERLSVAEASQYHIVNNPGSHVGPFDLNKAPYLVEPMNELTSLDLKGLVFVGPARTGKSAMFINWLCHTAICDPADMLVVHMTQSTARDWSQADLDKAVRNSPELRSRMVPGRQNDNVHDKAFLSGMRLLIKWPSITELSGKTIPRQFIMDYDRIPDSIGGEGNAFDLTRKRGQTFKRRAMCAVESSPGREVTNPKWIASSPHEAPPTTGILDLYNRGDRRRWYWQCPQCHEAFEPSFDKLVYPDSRDHMEAAEQVVMCCPHCGYTMEPDQQYELNLGGKWIKDGAIWLPDGSVVPKSGHTIRRSGIASFWMKGPAAAFTTWKELVVKHLDAVEAWEKNADEEALRTTINVDQGEPYIPKALEAGRLPEELAARAQHWGGTRTEPVVPEGVRFLIATVDVQARSFVVQVHGIGVGGDVWLVDMFKIRKSNTRLDDNGEHMILDPAGYIEDWSTITEMVIEKTYPLADDSGRRMQVKLVGCDSGGKAGVTARAYEFWRSLRDDEIGRQHHNRFQLIKGEPSPKAPRYRRDYPDSKRKDRNSGARGDVPVVFLNSNTLKDQISGMLNRSDAAGGRVNFPIWYDESGKQVDISWLYSQLTAEVRSDKGWVSSSGKRNEAWDLLYYCVGLLLDSRIAFETIDWNNPPAWAAEWDVNTLVFEAEDGPRFTETTKKRDLSKLGEILA is encoded by the coding sequence ATGAAACTGCCCGAAGCCAGATTCAGTTCAATGGAGCATATCGTTGCCGCGTCGGCGGAGAGCGTTCGGCCCCCTGAAAGGCTAAGCGTGGCCGAGGCGTCGCAATATCATATCGTCAATAATCCCGGCTCCCATGTTGGCCCTTTCGATCTCAACAAAGCCCCATATCTCGTCGAGCCGATGAACGAACTGACGAGCCTTGATCTCAAGGGATTGGTGTTTGTCGGTCCAGCACGTACCGGCAAGTCAGCAATGTTCATCAACTGGCTCTGTCATACCGCAATTTGCGATCCTGCCGACATGCTGGTGGTGCATATGACCCAATCGACAGCGAGGGACTGGTCGCAGGCCGATCTTGATAAGGCAGTAAGAAACTCACCTGAGTTGCGCAGCCGCATGGTCCCTGGTCGGCAAAATGACAATGTGCATGACAAAGCATTTCTCTCAGGTATGCGACTGCTCATCAAATGGCCCTCAATCACCGAATTGTCAGGCAAAACAATCCCCCGTCAATTCATCATGGACTATGACCGCATCCCCGACTCTATTGGTGGTGAGGGTAATGCGTTTGACCTCACCAGGAAGCGCGGGCAGACGTTCAAGAGGCGGGCGATGTGTGCGGTTGAGTCCAGCCCAGGCCGAGAGGTCACTAACCCCAAATGGATAGCCTCATCACCGCACGAAGCGCCACCGACGACCGGAATCCTCGACCTCTATAATCGCGGCGACCGACGCCGATGGTATTGGCAATGCCCGCAATGTCATGAGGCATTTGAACCATCCTTCGACAAATTGGTGTACCCGGATTCACGCGATCACATGGAAGCGGCTGAGCAGGTCGTCATGTGTTGCCCCCATTGCGGCTACACCATGGAACCAGACCAACAATACGAACTGAACCTCGGCGGTAAATGGATCAAGGACGGTGCCATTTGGTTGCCTGACGGCAGCGTCGTACCAAAGAGCGGTCACACCATTCGACGTAGCGGGATCGCTTCATTTTGGATGAAGGGGCCAGCCGCAGCCTTCACCACATGGAAAGAACTGGTGGTGAAGCACCTTGACGCTGTGGAAGCGTGGGAAAAGAACGCGGATGAGGAAGCCTTGCGCACCACAATCAACGTGGACCAAGGTGAGCCTTACATTCCTAAAGCCCTTGAAGCCGGAAGACTACCAGAAGAACTCGCAGCTCGTGCGCAGCATTGGGGCGGCACACGGACAGAACCAGTTGTTCCCGAAGGTGTGCGCTTCCTGATTGCTACGGTTGACGTGCAGGCTCGATCATTCGTTGTACAGGTCCATGGTATCGGCGTCGGCGGCGATGTTTGGCTCGTCGATATGTTCAAGATCAGGAAAAGCAACACTCGTCTCGATGACAATGGCGAGCATATGATCCTTGATCCAGCCGGTTACATTGAGGACTGGTCCACAATAACCGAAATGGTGATCGAGAAGACTTACCCTCTGGCCGATGACAGCGGGCGCCGGATGCAGGTGAAACTTGTCGGGTGTGACTCTGGCGGTAAGGCCGGTGTGACCGCACGAGCCTATGAGTTTTGGCGATCATTACGGGACGACGAGATCGGCCGGCAGCATCATAATCGCTTTCAGCTTATCAAGGGTGAGCCTTCACCCAAAGCACCACGTTACCGGCGTGACTATCCTGACTCCAAGCGCAAAGATCGTAATAGCGGTGCGCGGGGCGATGTACCTGTTGTCTTTCTGAACTCCAACACTCTCAAAGATCAGATCAGCGGTATGCTCAATCGCTCCGATGCAGCCGGTGGACGGGTGAACTTCCCGATCTGGTATGATGAAAGCGGCAAGCAGGTGGACATATCCTGGCTGTATTCTCAGCTTACCGCCGAGGTCCGGTCTGACAAGGGGTGGGTATCCAGCAGTGGGAAACGCAATGAAGCGTGGGACTTGCTCTATTACTGTGTCGGCCTTCTGCTTGATAGCCGGATCGCATTTGAGACGATTGACTGGAACAACCCGCCTGCATGGGCCGCTGAGTGGGACGTGAATACGCTTGTGTTTGAAGCCGAAGACGGGCCGCGATTCACAGAAACAACGAAGAAACGCGATTTAAGTAAGTTGGGCGAAATACTCGCTTAA
- a CDS encoding phage portal protein: MGAPVQIDDLLGLAGGVGSDPAIVPAEGVGSVKSVAGGAYDGANRFDRELALWAPPITSADNEILPAKAMADARTRDTMRNDAYISNIGSIHQNYIVGSVFLLNAKPSTRVLWGQADDVWEEEFQEEVEEKFTLWAESSECWVDATRRNTFSEMVRLVTGINFMGGESFSAVEWLREESDRPFNTAILLLDNERITTPPTAQFDVRVRGGVRRNKRGRPLGYYVRQAHPSDFRDPDVHDFKYVRANRPWGRKQIIHIFEQVRPDQTRGISELTAMLRETYQARKIRDVALQNMIVNSSYAAAIESDLPTDVIFNLIGGGNVTNDGRVEEAISTYMDSYLSTVAQYVGKSKYAQLDGVKIPHLPPGSKLNLMPVGKGGLLGTEFEQSLLRYLAAGSGVSGEQVSRDYSRTNYSSIKAALADTQLYMASKKKIIADRWATAVFKLWFEEAYNRGAIETLNRPNAPNYYDPLMAEAYTACDWIGASRGQIEELKETQAAIARLNAGISTREIEIARFGRDYRKVFRQIAREQRMADELGLDFSGNEAMMGAVSDASSDDQEAREPRDDQ, from the coding sequence ATGGGCGCGCCGGTCCAAATTGATGACCTTCTCGGCCTAGCCGGGGGAGTCGGCTCCGATCCTGCTATCGTCCCGGCAGAAGGAGTCGGCTCTGTAAAATCGGTCGCCGGTGGTGCCTATGATGGCGCTAACCGATTTGACCGGGAACTGGCGCTTTGGGCACCGCCGATCACGTCTGCGGACAATGAGATACTGCCCGCAAAGGCTATGGCCGATGCACGGACGCGGGACACGATGCGCAATGACGCATACATCTCGAACATTGGCAGCATCCACCAGAACTACATCGTTGGTTCGGTATTTCTTCTCAACGCTAAACCATCAACCCGCGTCCTTTGGGGGCAGGCTGATGACGTTTGGGAAGAAGAGTTCCAAGAGGAAGTCGAAGAGAAGTTCACGCTATGGGCGGAAAGCAGTGAGTGTTGGGTGGACGCGACGCGCCGCAACACTTTCTCTGAGATGGTCCGCCTCGTTACCGGCATTAACTTCATGGGAGGGGAGTCCTTCTCAGCCGTCGAATGGTTGCGCGAAGAGAGCGACCGCCCATTCAACACAGCCATTTTGCTGCTCGACAACGAGCGGATCACCACGCCACCGACTGCACAGTTTGATGTTCGGGTGCGTGGCGGTGTTCGGCGCAACAAGCGCGGTCGGCCCCTCGGTTATTATGTCCGGCAAGCGCATCCGTCAGATTTCCGTGATCCTGACGTGCATGATTTCAAATATGTGCGCGCCAACCGCCCTTGGGGCCGCAAGCAGATCATTCACATTTTCGAGCAGGTACGACCCGATCAGACACGCGGCATTTCAGAACTGACTGCGATGCTACGTGAGACCTATCAGGCGCGCAAAATTCGTGATGTTGCCTTGCAGAACATGATCGTCAACTCATCATATGCGGCAGCTATTGAGAGCGATCTTCCGACCGATGTGATTTTCAATCTGATTGGTGGCGGCAATGTCACCAATGATGGGCGGGTTGAAGAGGCGATTTCGACGTACATGGACTCTTATCTGTCCACGGTTGCCCAATATGTCGGTAAGTCGAAATACGCCCAACTTGACGGCGTTAAGATTCCACACTTGCCTCCAGGTTCTAAGCTGAATCTGATGCCGGTAGGCAAAGGGGGATTGCTCGGTACTGAGTTCGAGCAATCGCTATTGCGCTATCTGGCCGCAGGTAGCGGTGTATCTGGTGAACAGGTTTCGCGGGACTATTCGCGCACCAACTATTCTTCGATCAAGGCTGCCCTGGCTGACACTCAGCTTTACATGGCTTCAAAGAAGAAGATCATTGCCGACCGATGGGCGACGGCGGTGTTCAAGCTGTGGTTTGAGGAAGCTTATAATCGCGGCGCGATTGAGACGCTGAATCGTCCCAACGCCCCCAACTATTACGACCCCCTGATGGCCGAAGCCTACACGGCTTGCGATTGGATCGGCGCATCACGCGGTCAGATCGAAGAACTCAAGGAAACGCAGGCAGCCATTGCGCGACTTAACGCGGGGATCAGCACCCGTGAAATCGAGATTGCGCGCTTTGGTCGCGACTACCGCAAAGTGTTCCGTCAGATTGCCCGCGAACAGCGGATGGCCGACGAACTCGGCCTCGATTTCTCCGGCAACGAGGCGATGATGGGCGCGGTTTCTGACGCCTCAAGCGATGACCAGGAAGCAAGGGAGCCACGAGATGACCAATAA
- a CDS encoding S49 family peptidase, translating into MTNNTILSRFDKVPALLNPNSESWFEARAQALSEFLNANIKLLSADNDNTYSPSGRAVDNDDGYWPSEDSWLSAYRPYNVMNGTLHIPVKGILLTNFGYTISDWATGYEYVCRALSRGLADSAVERIALRVDSGGGAVAECFDCADRIYAARQVKPVETFVSENAYSAAYALASASSAINLERTAGAGSIGVVISHMDMSKRMEAMGVNITFVHAGKHKVDGNAYAPLSDEMKSRLQVRVDEIYDVFVSQVARNRGLNEQVVRDTEARIYSAAEALSLGLVSQVGPMDELLSSFEADNPQEQEQPTMSKENTDTSAAENEAAVTEARAEGRKAGIAEGIAAERERQKTIRGCDAAKTRPIAAENVAMNTDMSAEDAEKFLANMPEETTMLEEATTTQSGSFEQAMATGNLDLDANVWKSEQEDENANEGQAGANTLLAARKAMTGFGPSNKAA; encoded by the coding sequence ATGACCAATAACACCATTCTGTCTCGCTTCGACAAGGTTCCGGCCCTTCTCAACCCAAATTCTGAGAGTTGGTTCGAGGCCCGCGCACAAGCCCTGAGCGAGTTTCTGAACGCCAACATTAAGCTGCTCAGTGCGGACAATGACAACACCTATAGTCCTTCGGGCCGCGCCGTGGACAATGATGACGGTTATTGGCCTTCCGAGGATAGCTGGCTGTCAGCTTATCGCCCGTACAACGTCATGAACGGTACGCTGCACATCCCGGTAAAAGGGATTTTGCTCACCAACTTCGGCTACACGATAAGCGATTGGGCGACCGGCTATGAATATGTCTGTCGCGCTCTTTCCCGTGGTCTGGCCGATAGCGCGGTCGAACGCATTGCTTTGCGCGTGGACAGCGGCGGCGGTGCTGTTGCTGAGTGCTTTGATTGTGCTGATCGCATCTACGCGGCGCGGCAGGTTAAACCCGTCGAAACCTTCGTTAGCGAAAACGCATATTCTGCCGCTTACGCGCTCGCCAGCGCCAGCAGTGCAATCAATCTCGAACGCACTGCGGGCGCAGGCTCTATCGGCGTTGTGATCTCTCACATGGATATGTCGAAACGGATGGAGGCAATGGGGGTCAATATCACCTTCGTTCATGCCGGAAAGCACAAAGTTGACGGCAACGCTTACGCCCCTCTGAGCGATGAAATGAAGAGCCGGCTGCAAGTGCGGGTTGATGAAATTTACGATGTTTTCGTGTCGCAAGTGGCACGGAATCGCGGACTGAATGAGCAGGTTGTTCGGGACACCGAAGCCCGCATTTATTCCGCAGCCGAAGCCTTGTCCCTTGGGTTGGTCTCTCAGGTCGGCCCCATGGACGAGTTATTGTCCTCATTCGAGGCCGACAATCCACAAGAACAGGAGCAACCTACCATGTCCAAAGAGAACACGGACACTTCTGCGGCTGAAAATGAGGCCGCAGTTACCGAAGCCCGCGCCGAAGGCCGCAAAGCAGGTATTGCCGAAGGCATTGCTGCCGAGCGTGAGCGTCAGAAAACCATCCGTGGTTGTGACGCCGCAAAGACGCGCCCCATCGCCGCCGAAAACGTCGCCATGAACACCGACATGAGTGCTGAGGATGCTGAAAAGTTCCTCGCTAACATGCCGGAAGAAACCACCATGCTCGAAGAAGCGACGACTACTCAGTCGGGCAGTTTTGAGCAGGCAATGGCGACCGGCAACCTCGATCTCGACGCCAATGTTTGGAAGTCCGAGCAGGAAGACGAGAACGCCAATGAGGGTCAGGCCGGTGCGAATACACTGCTCGCAGCTCGCAAGGCGATGACCGGCTTTGGTCCGTCGAACAAGGCTGCGTGA
- a CDS encoding major capsid protein has product MTITPQFYDTAALLGVMREEDAPSFFWASYFTNQTNQDDEYIDFEKIPHSGRRLATFVTPMSQGKPIYERRSVLTRIKPSYIKMKDAVTPDRVMKRRPGELLDPNPSSPEMRRQAIIADIAVQHNEAIDRRLEWLAARAMIDGRVVIEDDLSPSREVDFRRDAAHTVALTTGARWDQTTATITENIETWRTLCRRAEFGGRTNRVIFGTDAWDAVRKNDDIKALMDRNFRGRDGNVRTGLSRDSEIEFVGDLGPDLEAWVYSDYYEEGSTRVDFLDPKAVVLTGPNLNGYRCFGAIQDPHARYGAWDRFPRNYLEQGDPAAEYVLTQSAPIMVPMNPNVTFKATVLT; this is encoded by the coding sequence ATGACTATCACGCCTCAGTTCTATGATACCGCCGCGCTGCTCGGTGTCATGCGTGAAGAAGACGCTCCAAGTTTCTTTTGGGCCAGTTACTTCACCAACCAAACCAATCAGGACGATGAGTACATCGACTTTGAGAAGATTCCGCACAGCGGTCGTAGGCTGGCGACCTTCGTGACTCCGATGTCGCAAGGCAAGCCTATTTACGAACGCCGCTCTGTGCTGACTCGGATCAAACCGTCCTACATCAAAATGAAGGATGCGGTGACACCGGATCGGGTCATGAAACGCCGTCCGGGTGAACTGCTTGACCCCAACCCTTCTTCGCCTGAGATGCGTCGTCAGGCGATCATTGCTGATATTGCTGTTCAGCATAATGAAGCGATTGATCGTCGGCTCGAATGGCTGGCCGCCCGTGCAATGATCGACGGTCGCGTAGTTATCGAAGATGACTTGTCGCCTTCTCGTGAAGTCGATTTTCGCCGCGACGCCGCGCACACAGTTGCGCTGACTACTGGTGCGCGTTGGGATCAGACGACCGCTACCATTACTGAGAACATTGAGACTTGGCGAACTCTCTGTCGTCGCGCCGAGTTCGGTGGTCGCACCAATCGGGTCATTTTTGGTACTGATGCTTGGGACGCCGTTCGTAAGAACGATGACATCAAAGCACTCATGGATCGCAATTTCCGTGGTCGTGATGGCAATGTCCGCACCGGCCTGTCTCGTGATTCTGAGATCGAGTTCGTCGGTGATCTTGGTCCTGATCTCGAAGCCTGGGTTTATTCGGATTACTATGAGGAAGGTAGCACTCGTGTCGATTTCCTCGACCCGAAAGCTGTGGTTCTCACTGGTCCGAACCTCAATGGGTATCGCTGCTTTGGCGCGATCCAAGACCCTCATGCACGTTATGGCGCATGGGATCGATTCCCTCGCAACTATTTGGAGCAGGGTGATCCAGCAGCCGAATACGTGCTGACTCAATCTGCGCCGATCATGGTGCCGATGAATCCGAACGTCACGTTCAAGGCAACTGTGTTGACTTGA
- a CDS encoding phage pre-tape measure protein, which produces MANLRDIVVKTETVTVGDAEFSVGPLTAADILGIYGVHRDAISVVFERNQDGLEESDLFLDVIATFPEIVAEVIARASGDLSEEAISVARRLDVGVQLMALEKIGNLTVESAGGLGNLVALVQRLMAGLGQKTVEAKSHLSASSAASENNAPS; this is translated from the coding sequence ATGGCCAATCTGAGAGACATTGTTGTCAAAACTGAGACTGTCACGGTGGGCGATGCTGAGTTCAGCGTCGGTCCCCTGACAGCGGCGGACATTCTTGGGATTTATGGCGTTCATCGTGACGCCATCTCGGTAGTGTTCGAGCGCAACCAGGACGGATTGGAAGAGAGCGATCTTTTCCTTGATGTGATCGCCACTTTTCCTGAGATCGTGGCCGAGGTTATTGCTCGTGCTTCGGGTGATCTTAGCGAAGAGGCTATCAGCGTTGCGCGCCGTCTTGATGTCGGCGTTCAGCTTATGGCGCTTGAGAAGATCGGCAACCTCACCGTTGAGTCCGCAGGTGGTTTGGGAAACCTGGTGGCCCTGGTCCAACGCCTGATGGCAGGGTTGGGGCAAAAAACGGTCGAAGCAAAATCACACCTGAGCGCTTCATCCGCCGCATCCGAGAACAATGCTCCCTCCTAA